The Leishmania major strain Friedlin complete genome, chromosome 28 genome includes a region encoding these proteins:
- a CDS encoding glycosomal membrane protein-like protein: MSSVALGASRVLERTDSVDKLIKLMAGAFTFLSTTNSLKQEQYANSARHLADVRSVLRLSRLFGLTFKMQSLVEVFAAQGFAWTEQKKFLEFFKTICDFLYAAGDHALLVAREGLLGKDVDVAHLRKCTLAMQLFGHFLGTVLHLFELLDAARKLHYDPPAAVRACKIATIRATREAVDTAVTLSICNCAGSACRLSPRASGTLRCFSGALSLYLNLQANT; the protein is encoded by the coding sequence ATGTCGAGCGTCGCTCTCGGCGCGTCGCGCGTGTTGGAGCGGACCGACAGCGTCGACAAGCTCATCAAACTCATGGCTGGCGCCTTCACCTTCTTGAGCACGACGAACTCTCTAAAGCAAGAGCAGTATGCCAACTCGGCTAGACACCTCGCCGATGTACGCTCTGTTCTGCGCCTGAGCCGACTTTTCGGCCTCACGTTCAAGATGCAGTCCCTCGTTGAAGTGTTCGCGGCACAGGGCTTCGCGTGGACGGAGCAAAAGAAGTTCTTGGAATTCTTCAAGACCATCTGCGACTTTCTCTATGCTGCGGGTGACCACGCCCTGCTCGTCGCCCGTGAAGGGCTGCTGGGCAAGGACGTCGACGTGGCGCATCTGCGAAAGTGCACTTTGGCAATGCAGCTTTTCGGTCATTTCTTGGGTACAGTGCTCCACTTATTCGAGCTGCTTGACGCCGCTCGAAAGCTTCATTATGAcccgccggcggcggtgcgagcGTGCAAGATCGCTACCATCAGAGCGACGCGCGAGGCGGTAGACACGGCTGTGACTCTGTCCATCTGCAACTGCGCGGGCAGCGCGTGCCGGCTGAGTCCGCGTGCCAGCGGCACCTTGAGATGCTTCTCTGGTGCACTTTCCCTTTATCTGAATTTGCAGGCGAACACCTAA
- a CDS encoding putative glycosomal membrane protein, with amino-acid sequence MSDFEKLIKLLGQTDGRDKIYKLLAGLFKILAAVAASSQDSRAKAYVAIGNSIGSARSLMRMGKFVSDVPKMQKIADGVVARGFAGTECKKFIEFLRIIGNSLYIMGDNAAFMAKHKLVPADAKCIVKYAKTAQFWGFFLAAVLDLIALRAALQKRVSDVSTSKKEAKAAVISLTKDASDVLVTMAAVGYLKSLWSPSPITAGALTCVSGGVATYLNWSKIK; translated from the coding sequence ATGAGCGACTTCGAGAAGCTGATAAAACTCCTCGGCCAGACGGATGGCCGCGACAAGATCTACAAGCTCCTCGCTGGTCTCTTCAAGATTCTGGCGGCCGTCGCGGCTAGCAGCCAGGACTCGCGTGCTAAAGCGTACGTCGCGATCGGCAACTCcatcggcagcgcccgcTCCCTGATGCGCATGGGAAAGTTCGTGAGTGATGTGCCGAAGATGCAGAAGatcgccgacggcgtcgtgGCGAGGGGCTTCGCTGGCACGGAGTGCAAGAAGTTTATCGAGTTTCTCCGCATCATCGGCAACTCTCTCTACATCATGGGCGATAACGCTGCGTTCATGGCCAAGCACAAGCTGGTCCCGGCGGACGCCAAGTGCATCGTGAAGTACGCAAAGACCGCTCAATTCTGGGGCTTTTTCCTTGCCGCTGTGCTGGACCTCATCGCCCTTCGTGCTGCCCTGCAGAAGCGTGTGTCTGATGTGTCCACGAGCAAGAAGGAAGCCAAGGCTGCCGTCATCAGCCTCACTAAGGATGCCTCAGATGTGCTTGTGACGATGGCCGCCGTCGGCTACCTGAAGAGCTTGTGGAGCCCATCCCCAATCACCGCTGGCGCCCTCACCTGCGTGTCCGGCGGTGTGGCCACGTACCTCAACTGGAGCAAGATCAAGTAG
- a CDS encoding putative histone acetyltransferase → MAVAQSAFGNGTEDSAVLSSTPDTAAAPYGLADGMAQLSRVLHRPWLSGVYMEVTPGMARTQRARRQLDYLEERLLRDCRTPTTVRYFVYLNTYVFAPWYYAPFGLLNSEYDPMLPWTGAADASTGAIPAGEGADATGSSVGVQQQQQPFIRDAFLCPFSLRIYSTYAQMHYETRTYRAGRLRPPGEEVYRDEVRGLSLFKINGSQHVTYCRHLFLIGKSFLENKLAGHDVHNYYFYVVCLHHRYFPDYVSDPSAMYFAGFFTWEKHVSEYNLACIATLPCFGRRSSRQRPVASPAGSTAAASRPPRVLRHLGQFMIAASYELAYRRKQTGTPEKPLSDLGAVAYQHFWRCAIVRWMKDTLNAMRRAAAVCVDDDDVDKTDQKGAQAGGPVAPRLSRASGKGASLALDVDSAAAEVVMLATEDRMVSGEHDADSRRSGEGKATLHEQRSKAPPSARKRSRADAKTEYERDVDGDEEARLPSSHGKLPLAATAPLSSTKREVLGVSAAAPSPAGTSSAAGAAAFTQRTTINDIAAAVRLEEADVLRTLLGMGVLHRSSEDRGIQLLLPQRYVDWMYDEMLRWESSVEHAVFQSALLKSRGSHTSTR, encoded by the coding sequence ATGGCTGTCGCGCAGTCCGCGTTCGGGAACGGGACCGAGGATTCAGCGGTGCTTTCATCCACGCCTGAcacggctgcagcaccgtaTGGACTGGCCGATGGCATGGCCCAGCTTTCTCGCGTCCTGCACCGTCCATGGCTCAGCGGTGTGTATATGGAGGTGACTCCTGGCATGGCCCGCACCCAACGCGCGCGCCGTCAGCTCGACTACCTCGAGGAGCGGCTCCTGCGCGACTGCCGCACCCCGACCACGGTGCGCTACTTTGTGTATCTGAACACGTACGTGTTCGCCCCGTGGTACTACGCGCCGTTTGGCTTGCTGAACAGCGAGTATGACCCGATGCTGCCGTGGACAGGGGCGGCTGACGCGTCGACGGGCGCGATCCCAGCTGGCGAAGGTGCCGATGCCACCGGCTCGTCGGtcggcgtgcagcagcagcagcagcctttCATCCGGGACGCTTTTCTGtgccccttctccctccgcATTTACTCGACCTACGCCCAGATGCACTACGAGACCCGCACCTATCGCGCGGGCCGCCTGCGTCCGCCGGGCGAGGAAGTGTACCGCGACGAGGTGCGTGGCCTTTCCCTCTTCAAGATCAACGGTAGTCAGCACGTCACCTactgccgccacctcttCCTCATTGGCAAATCGTTTCTGGAGAACAAGCTCGCCGGGCACGACGTGCACAACTACTACTTCTACGTAGTGtgcctgcaccaccgctaCTTCCCTGACTACGTGTCAGACCCCTCCGCCATGTACTTCGCCGGCTTCTTCACCTGGGAGAAACATGTGAGCGAGTACAACCTGGCGTGCatcgcgacgctgccgtgcttTGGGCGCCGCTCCAGCCGCCAGAGACCGGTGGCATCGCCGGCGGGCTCCactgcggccgcctcgcgccCGCCAAGGGTGCTTCGCCATCTTGGCCAGTTCATGATTGCCGCCAGCTACGAGCTCGCCTACCGCCGCAAGCAGACGGGCACCCCGGAGAAGCCCCTCTCCGACTTGGGTGCCGTCGCGTATCAGCACTTTTGGCGCTGCGCCATTGTGCGCTGGATGAAGGACACGTTGAACGCGATGCGGCGGGCCGCTGCGGTTTGCGTCGACGATGACGATGTGGACAAGACCGACCAGAAAGGTGCGCAAGCCGGCGGGCCGGTTGCGCCGCGATTGAGCCGCGCATCAGGCAAGGGCGCGTCTCTCGCCCTTGACGTGGACTCTGCGGCCgcggaggtggtgatgcTTGCGACGGAGGACAGGATGGTGTCAGGAGAGCACGATGCCGATAGCCGCCGCTCCGGCGAAGGGAAAGCGACACTGCACGAGCAGCGCTCGAAAGCGCCCCCATCAGCGCGCAAACGTTCCCGTGCCGACGCCAAGACGGAATACGAGAGGGACgtggacggcgacgaggaggcacGACTGCCCTCTTCCCACGGCAAGTTGCCACTCGCGGCTACCGCCCCTCTGTCTTCGACCAAGAGGGAAGTGTTAGGCGtcagcgcagctgcaccgtccCCGGCTGGTACCTCATCGGCTGCTGGCGCGGCTGCTTTTACGCAGCGGACCACCATCAACGACAttgcggcggctgtgcgcctGGAGGAAGCTGACGTGCTCAGGACGCTGCTGGGCATGGGTGTGCTGCATCGCAGCAGTGAGGACCGTGGTATTCagcttctgctgccgcagcggtaCGTGGATTGGATGTACGACGAGATGCTCCGCTGGGAGAGCAGCGTCGAGCACGCCGTTTTTCAGTCAGCCCTCCTCAAGTCCCGCGGCTcccacaccagcacacgCTGA
- a CDS encoding DNA topoisomerase ii: MGKTVEQIYQKKTQHDHILTRPDMYIGTLEPVTDDIWVYDDAENSMKQRKCTWTPGLYKIFDEILVNAADNKVRDPIGQTVIRVWMTESYVRVYNNGEGIPIQKHREHDLWVPEMIFGHLLTSSNYDDEEAKVTGGRNGFGAKLTNVFSKQFEVETVHSRSRKKFYMKWTNNMLQHDDPVIVPCDSADYTMVTFYPDFALFHVDKFTEDMLLMMKRRVYDIAGCTDKTLKCFLNDERIACTTFPEYVDLYPTMGEERKAASYSRVNDRWEVCVRVSNIGPQQVSFVNSIATTRGGTHVKYIMDQITSKVMEQAKKKKKTDVKPHMIRPHIFLFVNCLIENPGFDSQTKETLNTVKSKFGSTCDLPNSIVDYIMSSGIVERSVEMANSKIAREMASKMRSSDRKQIMGIPKLDDANEAGGKHSHRCTLILTEGDSAKTLCTAGLAVKDRDYFGVFPLRGKPLNVREASLKKLAACEEIQCVMKIMGLDIRQTYENSDGLRYGHLMIMSDQDHDGSHIKGLLINFIHCFWPNLLRVPGFLQQFITPIVKARPKGRGGAGKAISFFSMPDYFEWKKAIGDNLSNYQIRYYKGLGTSGAEEGREYFENIDRHRLNFVEQEQSEEDRIVMAFGKDRVEDRKEWITNFKTNVNVNESMDYNVRQVSYRDFVDKELILFSIADCERSIPSVIDGFKPGQRKILFSCFKRNLVNSIKVVQLAGYVSEHSAYHHGEQSLVQTIVGMAQDFVGSNNVPLLRKDGQFGTRLHGGKDHAAGRYIFTRLMQVARAIFHPADDFVVEYKDDDGLSVEPFFYIPVIPMVLVNGTTGIGTGFSTSIPNYNPLEIISNLERLMRGEEVHKMQPWYFGFTGTMEEKEPGKFISHGRYEIRPDGVVCITELPIGVWTQAYKKFLEDMREKELVVQYREHTTDVTVDFEVFLHPQVLEQWVAQDVVEERLQLKEYVHATNIIAFNKEGQITKYSDAESVLKEFYLVRLDYYAKRKQYLLGELRRLTSKLENMVRFVREVVEGTLVVTKRKKKELLEDLQRRMYLPFPPHTKKKLSSTTVEEGDDEGAPDAQNSEEDVLGVGNAADSGADDGAAEPPEMRRATRDYDYLLGMKLWSLTAEMIARLEAQMARARRDTAAMEARTPKDMWMEDLKVLRTKLESFYADREVEIATIQRKKVKKPFDARRLRVPILSDKARSLLQKEAEKSLKANGVGGRRRVGGGDDTLAGGAASAVGEVARPKPKKAAAKKRRKAKDSDDDDDSDSDEEWMFDNSDNDDEGENIVGMGDAGAPPVPERARVCGSPKKPRAAPKRHAASKPRKKVRNSDDDDSGDNSNSGSSKPVRRRPKKDAISAAAAAATKTALDDLDLDGFGLDALASASAVSAAPKMAMTAAPPSNGGAARSTKPTADADDDLLLLGLVKAKTETAPPAATAASKRATAASARPAKPHAKPAARRRRRGSSSDSSDDDDEDSTDASASSLEESSASSDSDSDYSFSD; this comes from the coding sequence ATGGGCAAAACCGTCGAACAGATCTACCAAAAGAAGACGCAGCATGATCACATTCTCACGCGTCCTGACATGTACATCGGCACCCTTGAGCCGGTGACAGACGACATCTGGGTCTATGACGATGCAGAGAACAGTATGAAGCAGCGCAAGTGCACCTGGACACCTGGGCTGTACAAGATCTTTGATGAGATACTGGTCAACGCGGCGGACAACAAGGTACGCGACCCGATCGGCCAGACCGTCATTCGGGTGTGGATGACGGAGAGCTATGTGCGAGTGTACAACAACGGCGAGGGCATCCCGATCCAGAAGCATCGCGAGCACGACCTCTGGGTGCCGGAAATGATCTTCGGGCACCTTCTCACCTCCTCCAACTACGACgatgaggaggcgaaggtgaCGGGCGGGCGCAACGGCTTCGGCGCGAAGCTGACGAACGTCTTCTCGAAGCAATTCGAGGTCGAGACCGTGCACAGCCGCTCTCGCAAGAAGTTCTACATGAAATGGACGAACAACATGCTGCAACACGACGACCCCGTTATCGTGCCGTGCGACAGCGCTGACTACACCATGGTCACCTTCTACCCCGACTTTGCACTCTTCCACGTCGATAAGTTTACCGAGGACATGCTGCTGATGATGAAGCGGCGCGTGTACGACATTGCGGGGTGCACCGACAAGACACTCAAGTGCTTCCTGAACGATGAGCGCATcgcctgcaccaccttcCCGGAGTACGTCGACCTCTACCCCACCATGggcgaggagaggaaggcggcgagcTACTCACGCGTGAATGACCGATGGGAGGTGTGCGTACGGGTGTCGAACATTGGGCCGCAGCAGGTGAGCTTTGTCAACTCCATCGCCACCAcccgcggcggcacacatGTCAAGTACATCATGGATCAAATCACCTCCAAGGTGATGGAGCAGGccaagaaaaagaagaagacAGACGTGAAGCCGCACATGATTAGGCCGCACATTTTTTTATTCGTCAACTGCCTCATTGAGAACCCCGGCTTCGACTCGCAGACGAAGGAGACGCTCAACACTGTCAAGAGCAAGTTTGGCAGCACGTGCGACCTGCCCAATAGTATCGTCGACTACATTATGAGCTCCGGCATTGTTGAGCGCTCGGTCGAGATGGCGAACAGCAAGATCGCAAGGGAGATGGCGTCCAAGATGAGGTCGTCGGACCGGAAACAGATCATGGGCATCCCGAAGCTGGACGACGCCAACGAGGCGGGCGGCAAGCACAGCCACCGCTGCACGCTCATCCTCACAGAGGGTGACTCCGCCAAGACACTCTGCACGGCCGGCCTGGCGGTGAAGGATCGGGACTACTTTGGCGTGTTTCCGCTGCGCGGCAAGCCCCTCAACGTGCGCGAGGCGTCGCTGAAGAAGCTAGCGGCCTGCGAGGAGATCCAGTGCGTCATGAAGATTATGGGGCTCGACATTCGCCAAACGTACGAGAATTCAGACGGGCTGCGCTACGGCCACCTTATGATCATGTCCGATCAGGACCATGACGGGTCGCACATCAAAGGGCTTCTCATCAACTTCATTCACTGCTTCTGGCCGAACCTGCTGCGGGTGCCTGGCTTTCTTCAGCAGTTCATCACGCCGATTGTGAAAGCCCGACCAAAGGGCCGCGGCGGGGCCGGCAAGGCCATCTCCTTCTTTTCCATGCCGGACTACTTCGAGTGGAAGAAGGCGATTGGCGACAACCTGAGCAATTACCAAATTCGGTACTACAAGGGTCTCGGCACGTCcggcgcggaggagggccgcGAGTACTTCGAGAACATCGACCGGCACCGCCTCAACTTtgtggagcaggagcagagCGAGGAGGACCGCATTGTCATGGCCTTTGGGAAGGACCGCGTCGAGGACCGCAAGGAGTGGATCACGAACTTCAAGACGAACGTGAACGTGAATGAGTCGATGGACTACAACGTGCGCCAGGTGTCGTACCGAGACTTTGTGGACAAGGAGCTGATTCTCTTCTCCATCGCCGACTGCGAGCGCAGCATTCCGAGTGTGATTGACGGCTTCAAGCCCGGCCAGCGCAAGATCCTGTTCTCCTGCTTCAAGCGCAACTTGGTGAACTCTATCAAGGTGGTGCAGCTTGCTGGCTACGTCTCGGAGCACTCCGCGTACCACCACGGTGAGCAGTCGCTCGTACAGACGATCGTCGGAATGGCGCAGGACTTTGTGGGCAGCAACAAcgtcccgctgctgcgcaaggaTGGTCAGTTCGGTACGCGTCTGCACGGTGGCAAGGACCACGCCGCGGGCCGCTACATCTTCACCCGGCTCATGCAGGTCGCCCGGGCCATCTTTCACCCGGCCGACGACTTTGTGGTCGAGTACAAGGACGACGACGGTCTCTCGGTGGAGCCTTTCTTCTACATTCCGGTCATCCCGATGGTGCTGGTGAACGGCACGACGGGCATCGGCACCGGGTTCAGCACAAGCATCCCGAACTACAACCCGCTGGAGATCATCAGCAACCTCGAGCGCCTCATGcggggcgaggaggtgcacaAGATGCAGCCGTGGTACTTCGGCTTCACCGGCAcgatggaggagaaggagccAGGTAAGTTCATCTCCCACGGCAGGTACGAGATACGCCCGGATGGGGTAGTGTGCATCACGGAGCTGCCGATCGGCGTGTGGACGCAGGCGTACAAGAAGTTCCTGGAGGACATGCGGGAGAAGGAGCTCGTGGTGCAGTACCGCGAGCACACGACGGATGTGACAGTAGACTTCGAAGTGTTTCTGCATCCCCAGGTGCTGGAACAGTGGGTTGCGCAGGATGTCgtggaggagcggctgcagctgaaGGAGTACGTGCACGCGACGAACATCATCGCCTTCAACAAGGAGGGCCAGATCACCAAGTACTCGGACGCGGAGTCGGTGCTCAAGGAGTTCTACCTCGTGCGCCTCGACTACTACGCGAAGCGCAAGCAGTACCTCTTGGGTGAGCTGCGTCGGCTGACGAGCAAGCTGGAGAACATGGTCCGCTTCGTGcgcgaggtggtggagggcacGCTCGTTGTGACCAAGCGGaaaaagaaggagctgctcgaggacctgcagcggcgcatgtATCTGCCCTTCCCGCCCCACACAAAGAAGAAGCTATCTTCGACCaccgtggaggagggggacgaCGAGGGGGCGCCCGACGCGCAGaacagcgaggaggacgtgctGGGCGTGGGGAACGCCGCTGACAGTGGAGcagacgacggcgcggcagagCCGCCGGAGATGCGTCGTGCCACTCGCGACTACGACTACCTGCTTGGCATGAAGCTGTGGAGCCTCACGGCGGAGATGATTGCGCGACTGGAGGCGCAGATGGCCCGGGCCCGCCGCGACACTGCCGCGATGGAGGCCCGCACACCGAAAGATATGTGGATGGAAGACCTCaaggtgctgcgcaccaAGCTGGAGAGCTTCTACGCGGACCGCGAAGTGGAGATTGCCACCATTCAACGCAAGAAGGTGAAGAAGCCGTTCGACGCTCGACGACTGCGCGTGCCGATCTTATCCGACAAGGCGCGCTCTCTTCTGcagaaggaggcggagaagtcCCTGAAGGCAaacggcgtcggcggccgccgtcgcgtcgGCGGTGGGGATGACACGCTTGCCGGCGGAGCCGCCTCGGCCGTTGGCGAGGTCGCGCGGCCGAAGCCGAAGAAGGCCGCGGCGAAGAAGCGACGCAAGGCAAAGgacagcgatgacgacgacgacagcgactcAGATGAGGAGTGGATGTTTGACAACAGCGATAATGACGATGAAGGCGAGAACATCGTGGGTATGGGTGATGCGGGAGCGCCACCGGTGCCGGAGAGGGCACGGGTGTGCGGCTCTCCGAAGAAGCCCCGCGCAGCTCCGAAGCGCCACGCAGCATCGAAGCCGCGCAAGAAGGTGCGtaacagcgacgacgacgactcaggcgacaacagcaacagcggcagctccaAGCCAGTGAGGCGCAGGCCCAAGAAGGACGCGATatcggcagctgctgctgctgctacgaAGACTGCGCTTGACGACCTTGACCTGGACGGCTTCGGACTCGATGCGCTCGCCTCCGCTTCAGCGGTGAGCGCCGCTCCGAAGATGGCCATGACTGCCGCGCCCCCGTCAaacggcggtgcagcgcgctcCACAAAGCCCACCGCAGACGCCGACGATGATCTCCTCCTGCTGGGGCTCGTCAAGGCGAAGACAGAGACAGCTCCACCGGCTGCCACAGCAGCCAGCAAGAGGgccactgccgcctctgcccgCCCTGCAAAGCCGCACGCGAAGCCGGCtgctcggcggcgacgccgcggcagcagcagcgactcgagcgacgatgacgacgaagACAGCACcgatgcgtcggcgtcgtcattGGAGGAGTCCTCCGCGTCATCCGATTCCGACTCCGACTACAGCTTCAGTGACTAG
- a CDS encoding putative eukaryotic translation initiation factor, translating into MDMLTKLLPYMDKHLALGLLNHYAQSGEDVQDAMMKLIETTGLNADGSIKAETEEMMAKATAAAQPALKEFFDESEDDHSTYQFKLTETEIGERRTQGELSHEFLSEKKGITAAVMNALYKLAYLYYDTGAYGDASELLTLCQCVSGYDNIRSDTILWGKLMSDIGAVNWQSAMRIAEEIRRVHNASEEDLFGAPNTTTVRARVWLLHWVLFPFFKGGLQYSLQLLYFIFDHRHDQTYRKAVETVCPHYLRYICAAVLLHRTRYSNFVSAAELVESIYEYSDPLTQLVSLIQKASFEDAIALLPEVRRMIKEDYFLADYEDELIENAKRMIFSKYMSLHSVVSIPYVAEQLDMSKADAEVWLVNLISESVKHRAKIDSVNEQLNVEPQTRSLESLIYDKLDTVMR; encoded by the coding sequence ATGGACATGCTAACGAAGCTGTTGCCCTACATGGACAAGCACCTAGCCCTGGGTCTGCTGAACCACTACGCGCAGAGCGGCGAGGATGTGCAAGATGCCATGATGAAGCTGATCGAGACGACCGGGTTGAACGCCGATGGGAGTATCAAGGCAGAGACGGAGGAGATGATGGCCAAAGCAACCGCGGCCGCCCAGCCGGCGCTGAAGGAGTTCTTCGACGAGTCCGAGGACGACCATTCCACGTACCAGTTTAAGCTGACGGAGACCGAGATAGGGGAGCGACGCACGCAGGGTGAGCTGTCGCACGAGTTCCTTTCCGAGAAAAAGGGTATCACGGCGGCCGTCATGAATGCGTTGTACAAGCTGGCGTATCTCTACTACGACACCGGCGCCTACGGCGACGCCTCGGAGCTACTGACGCTGTGCCAGTGCGTGAGTGGCTACGACAACATCCGCTCCGATACGATTCTGTGGGGTAAGCTGATGAGTGACATCGGCGCCGTCAACTGGCAGTCCGCCATGCGTATTGCCGAGGAGATTCGCCGCGTGCACAACGCCAGCGAGGAGGACCTCTTCGGTGCCCCGAACACCACCacggtgcgtgcgcgcgtgtggctGCTGCACTGGGTACTCTTCCCGTTCTTCAAGGGCGGCCTGCAGTattcgctgcagctgctgtacTTCATCTTCGATCACCGCCACGACCAGACATACCGCAAGGCCGTCGAGACGGTGTGCCCGCACTACCTGCGGTACATCTGCGCGGCTGTCCTTCTGCACCGAACCCGTTACAGCAACTTTGTtagcgctgcggagctggtggAGTCCATCTACGAGTACTCGGACCCCCTCACGCAGCTGGTGAGTCTCATTCAGAAGGCTTCCTTCGAGGACGCCatagcgctgctgcccgaGGTGCGGCGTATGATCAAGGAGGACTACTTCCTGGCCGACTACGAGGACGAGCTCATTGAGAACGCGAAGCGCATGATCTTCAGCAAGTACATGTCTCTGCACTCCGTCGTTTCCATTCCGTATGTAgcggagcagctggacaTGTCCAAGGCCGATGCCGAGGTGTGGCTGGTCAACCTTATCAGCGAGTCCGTGAAGCATCGCGCGAAGATCGATTCAGTGAACGAGCAGCTGAACgtggagccgcagacgcgctcgcTGGAGTCGCTCATCTACGACAAGCTAGACACCGTTATGCGTTAA